One Podospora pseudopauciseta strain CBS 411.78 chromosome 4, whole genome shotgun sequence genomic window, GGTCTCGGCCGGCTAAGAacctcatcttcacctcGGCGCTGGCCAAGAAACTCCACAGGTTTGTTTCCCTTGGGATTTTCCAGCTGTTAGGGAACATGCCTGGAAACCCAGAAGCGTCATTTTTTTCACTGCAAGGTTCCATGTTGTCGATCACtttttgatgatggctgatAAGTGCTGACGTGCAGTTTTgaatccatccatcccatcccacaTCCGCTTGTTGCGGTTAGAGAAACCGGATATTTCCccaaagtttttttttaagtttttttttttttttttcctttccttcaTGTGGCCTCCTCAATGCCACCGGGATTTATGGAGTATTCCACTCAAATCACAGTCCCATCCTCCACAATTGAGGATATCACAGTGGGATCTCTGCAAAGTTTCTCAAGTTTCAGCCGATGGCGCCATCGTCCCGCATCTCCATTTTCCTGGATCTGGATTCTGAACAAAAAAGTTTTGAAGGTGGGGTTGGCTGGTTGAAGTGGATAAGGTGGATTTTGAATACGAAACCCTGCAAGGGCAGGCAGGGCTAAGGTGGAATTAGCCGAAGCGAGTGACTCACAAAACTCAATTGCTGTTCAACACAACGGTTGCAAGTGGTCAGCAAAGCAATTGGGGGTTTTGATTCGACGGCGCAAAAAGAAGAGGTGAGCTTGTTGTAAGAGAAAGGGAACTGCAGAGGTCTTGTGTGTGCTATCATCAATATATCCAGATGTGGGTGGGCTTTGAGGCGGAGTCGTGTCTTGTGCCTCGTATGTAGTGTATGGCTGCTGTTTTTCCATCCTCGATGCTGTGCGACCGACCGCCTCGCTGTTGTTGCCCAATCTTCACAGCCCTCGAGGACATCTGTCTGGAAAcgtttccttttcttcttcagccgGGAGAAAGGACCGCAAGTTGATAGGACTACCACCGTAGCTGCGCGGTCCTAGCGGCTCTTCGACAATTGGACGATGTTACACATGCAAGCACTTCGCAAGGCGTTGCGCGTCCGGGCAGTCGGTCCCTTGACGGTTACGCAGCCCTGCCTTGTGCGCCCCCATGGAAATTACCCACATGTCCACATGGACGATTTGCAATAATTCATTGCAGTTCCATGCGGCTCTTTTCTCACAGCTCATATGTGTCTAGTTGTCGGTGTGCTCTACGAATCTCCTTGTTGCTTTCGGGTTCTATGTCAACTTTTTGACATGTCAAGCCCACCGCGCCCTTGGGAGGCCTGGCAGACACCCTGAACCGTGCCGCCGGCGTAAGCCCGTCCGAGCGTCGCTCTTTTGCTGCAGTTCAACCGGAAAGGCAGAGTGGGCCCAAATCCCACTGGTCCCGTGTTATTGGATGGGAGCCTTGTGATGAGATCCACGGTGGGGCAGTGCTACACCAGAGTGTACCACGGTACAGAATATTCAAATGGACCATCTTGGGGCCGATTGGAGTCTATGTGTCgggagaagctgaagaaggtGCGAGGAAGACTGGCTCTTATGAAATTTGTGTCAGCTAACGAATCCGACACAAACCCAATGGGAGATCAGCTTTCGCGAATGTGTTGAAGCCAAAGCTGGGCTTCAAAACTAGCAGCGACGCTACGCGGTTTGGAGCCCCGCAGTCTGCAACGTTGTCAAGGCTGCGGTTTTTTTTGGAGCCGGTCGGTCCTCAAGTTTGTGACTCACACTTGCCCTTTTCGGCTGACCGTCGGCGCAGCCAATCAGATGGCAGATCCCACCGCGCTGCCGCCTTGGAAGCCTCTGCGGCCTGGGGCAGGCGTCGGGGTGGGGCGTCCGCTCTGCTTGCCCAGGCAGTTCGCTGCCTGATTAAAACGTCCTCTGCGCCCACTTTTCCGTCCtgctttctctttctctcaccAAACCACTCACAACAACCAATTTTCAGAACAACCCAAGGCATCTACCAAGATGCGTTaaatcaccccctcccctcgtcGGAACTGCTCTTTGAGCCTCGTCAACATTTCTTCTTTTAAGAATTTTAACAATctcccctctcaaccccctccttcagctcTACCTTCACAGGTTGAACTGAACTACAGCACCCAGCTCTCCAGCTCGCGCTCCGGTTCacatcccaccaccgccattcCCGGCCCAGACTTTTCAGTCTTCACCACGGATTCACATCAGTCATCATGGACTCCCTCCAGTACCTCGAGCCTGCCGGCACATTCCGCGCATCAACAGCCCCCACAGAATCTCAGCTTGCCCCAACAGGACTTCGTCTTGTTCGATTCGCCGATCAATCATCGTCCACATAGTAGCCGTACTACATCGCAACCTTCCGCCCACGGAGGTGTAAATCAACCACAGCAATATCGTAATCAGCCGCTCTTCCCGCAGCAGATCCCATCGCCATCACTGCAGAATCAGCGAGTTGCGAACATCATCCAGGCAACCGGCCACTCCACGACTTCATCGGCATTCACCAATCGGTTTACTACACAGAACTCGCGCCCATCGCCGCAACAGTTCTACGCCTCGTCCGCTCCATCTTCGTCTGTTGCTCTGAACATTACCAAGCAAcgccagcaccgccagcaccgCCCACCCGTTCCCCTGTTCCCACAAGGTCCCGGCGGCGTGCCACCAGGCAAGATGAACATTCAAGGTAATTTCACTCCGCAACACCACCTTGCTCGCCACAGAGGCTCACACATGAGATCAGACCTGGATTTGGACGACTTCACCGCCTTTGAGGGCGGTGCGTCTACCACGTACTCGTCGCCAGCTCTCCCGACTGTCTTCGATCTGAGCTCCAGCGTCTCGAGCACGGGGCAAAACCTGGCCACCGTCTCTCCTCAAGAGCTCATGATGAACGAGCCCTTCATGTCAGCACCCAACTCCACTGCTTTCACCGCTTTGACTTCGCCATCGCTGTATAACGGCTCCCCCGATTTCTGCGACAGCTATGAGACCTCTCCTCactttggaggaggaggtgatttCGACTCCAACCCGGACAACTGgttcccccttttcccaacaaccaacacgGAACCAGAAGCCCCCAAGGAGGCGCTTGTTGGGCCTAAGCCTGAAGAGTCCCCAGTAATTACCGCCGAGGAGCTCGAAGTCAAGTCGCCGGCATCGGGACATCGTCGCAAGTCAAGCacttctccaccaacccGCCACTCGTCCATCGCCGGTGTCAACTCTCGCCGCCGCGACAAGCCCCTTCCTCCCATTATTGTCGACGATCCCACGGATACTGTCGCGATGAAGCGTGCTCGCAACACTCTTGCGGCTCGCAAGTCTCGGGAGCGCAAGGCCGCTCGCTTGGATGAGCTTGAGGAGAAGATTGAGAAGCTCTCTGCTGAGCGTGATCATTGGAAGCAGCTGGCTTTGCAACTAGGTGCAAAGGAGTAAATTGGTGCTCAGGAGTAAaccaaccaaaaaaaaataataggCAATCGGCTTCGTCGTACGGCACATTATCCCCCATTGTAATGGAcattggggaggggatttcATCGGATTctcatttttctttttctgtcttttctATGGTTTTTTTACTTGGGAAGCCGGTCGTCAGCTTTGTCAGCGGACCAGGCAATGTTATTTGTCGTTCAGTATCTGGTCTCCTTGGAAGGAAATAACTAGTTGTTTTTTGACCATTCCCCTTGACCTTTCCGGTTCATTGTGTTCTTATAGACTCAATTAAACCCTATGAACTTGTGCTCCTGATTTCTCTGGCGTGACTATCTTTGACAGAAGTGTTTGTGACTGAGATGGTATGTGGTACTGTTGGTGACTGCTCTCGTAAGTGATACTCTCAAACCTTGTGTCTCCTGACTGCTCCGTGACACGGGACAAGCTTTCAAGAATATGTTGCTGATGCATTCGCTTCCAACTATTTCCACTGTAAAACAGATGCCTGATGAGACTCATTCTTCCACCAGACCAGGTAGCTTCTCTGATGGACTTTGCGCAAGGCAACTATGGTGTGGTGTGATGTCTCCAATTTGGACAGATGGTTGCCTAGGTCATCTCGTTTGTTCAGAAAATGACCCAGGTTGGTAAGCTCCATGTGGACTTGTTCGGTGAGTTGAAATAGCTCATAGCAGAAGGACCATGAACAAAATTGAAGGGTAGACTTTGTGTGTGTATTGGGATGTTGGTAGCGTAGAAGGTATGAGGGAAATTCTAGACGGTTGGGGAAGGTTAGTCTCACGAGTAGTTAAAGTAAACGAAAATGATACGATAAAAGTAGGCTTCATGGCAGGTAGATGTATGCTGAGTTGCTCCGAAATGCAATGGTGGGTTGAGTGAGCATTatgagaggtggtggtaagGCAATGTGTATGTTTGCCTACTTATGCATACCTTGCTCTTGTTGCAGCCTTGTGTTATCTGCTGTTCCGGGTATTGACTCGTCCTTGCTCTGATCTGCTACACTCTGCTTGCTTCTTGTGGCTGTTCTTTCCTACATGGTCCTTCTTCCGAGTACTCTCTTTTCAAACAGCCCCCTTATTCGTTACCTGCTCCAACCGCCTCCCCATTAGCGATTTCTGGCTATTCCATCTCCATTTTCCCCTCCCAAGGTGCTGTTTGTTACCTGGCACCCTCCCCACGAAATGATTAGCACAGCAAGTTAGCTAACCCCTTATTATACTGTGAACCATACCTAAAGTAATaggttttttatttttatttttactatctttaaaggcttGTTAACTGTCTTTAAAGactattaactatctttcaCAGCgtattaactatctttaaaagACTAACGCCTATCTTTCGAGGTATGGTTTATAGTATAATGTGGATTTAACCTACTTTTGAGTGCTaattattttgtggtgagggtgcctGGTCGTCCATCTTCCAGTTGCTGCTGTTCACTTGTTTTGTCCAAGCTGTCTCCTTCAAATTGACTCGTTTTCAACTTACTACTCGCCCATAATCATCATATTTTTTCATAAGACATAACCGGCCAGCATACACGCAGCAGACTCACAACCGAGTCATCATCAATATCCAGTCAGCCAACGTCAACATATCAACAGCAACGAGCAACGAGCCATAACCATCCAGTAGTTGCCAATCCATCCGTCAGTTCCTGTATGTATATCACCAGTCACATTCAAAAGTCAGGCATATCATTAGTCCCGAAAAGTAGCGCATAGCCTCATGTCATTTTGTATTCTCCAACTGGCCCCCCTTTCCTATCTTAACCCCCTATCTTCAAACTACCatacaaccccttccccttctctccccgtcccctcccatccccatcatcaaccgccAGCATTAATCACAAATAGTTTTTATCAATATCGTATCCCAGTtcaagaaaaaagtaataatatcacccccctcttcccccttcttcaccaccccatccatcccctcatcatctttcTTCTCATTCCATCCAACCAGCACACCAATCAtaacccatcatccccctgCACCATCACTCATACACAAAAAGCAcaacaaaccaacaaccacgcataagaaaaaaaaccaacacAAGAAAAGGACATAGCCACATAACAATAAAGCTCCCGATTCACAGTATGCTCTACTACATGAAACtactttctttctttccttcccctctACCACGAAAACGTAAAACCCCCCTTTTGTatacctcccctcccacacaCCCAATCATTGCTCTGTCTTGAGTGCCCAAAAAAATGGGCAGAATCAAATGCCCCCGAAGACCAAAAGCCGCCGAACCACAACGAGAGAaaaacacccaaccccagaaagaagaaccacccccctttaaCGAAGAGAATGgtagaagaaaaaaaagttagtagtaaaatagtaaaataaaataaaaccGTTTTGTTTAatagaagaaaaaaataaagggaAGCCACTCGCTCTCTCTTCtgctcttctttctcttcttgttgtaCCCCCCTAATGTGCCTACTCCTTCTCTCTgttcccccctcttcccccaacTCAATATGTAAaccatctccatcatctcccctTAAGCAACCAAGACGGATGGATCGACGGATGAATGGATGGCGTCTCCAATAATACTCGTACATATACACAAAAGGTTCGTGGgtatgttgatgttgatggggatgaaaaaaaagagtTCCGCGGGTTTAGAATTGTGGTATCGTGTTTTGGTATCGTAGTGAACaatgttgtgtgtgtgtgtgttgtgtgtgtgtgtgtgtgtgtgtgtgtgtgtgtgtgtgtgtgtgtgggtgggtgggtgagtgagtgggtgggtgggtgtttgtgtttgtgggTCCCGACCATGCTAAACTTCCCATCCATCTAGCTTACGATCATCATCTGCATCCGAGGCGAGTCAGCAGACCCCCTGCCCAAGACAGAGTTGCTGCTGTGACTCTTTGGAAGCCTCCTGGGTGGACTAGACGCAGCAGGATCCGAAAACACTCGCGTAAAGGCTGGGCTGCCATCCAGATTGAGATGCGAAAGTCGCTCACGACGAGGAGTGGCGGCCGGGCTTTGGGTAAGCAGTTCAGCTTTGCGTACTGCATCCGATAGCGAGTCTCGCAGGTGACCAGCCCTCTTCACCAGCTCTTGGAGACTGTTTGTGTCAAAGAACAGCTTGGTGTCTTGGGTcttggtggcggtggcggcgatggGATCGGAAGTAGACCGCTGTTGCTGCATTGCTTGGATCACGGTGGCCAGAACAGCAGAGCTCCCATTGGGGCTTACCGAACCGTCTGGTGTTCGTGGTCGTGGAGGCTTAAGCGGTTCGTCGGGCAGTGGCCACTGACCGCCGAAAATATCGTCGTCAGGTGAAAACACCGACCGTCTTCGGACAGTCGCTCGTTCTCGTACCACTGTTGTCCGGGTCATCATCTGCGGCTCGGGAATCTCGAAAGGATCGTTAATGTCATCAAGAATGGAGCCATCAAACCCCTCGTCGATAAAACGTTCATCAATCTCATCAAGATCATCTCGATCAAAGTCCAGTGACAACTTGACTGAACCAAACTCATCAGCTTCGTCCTCATCGGGCGATGCCAAGGCAATAATATTTTCCGCCTCGACCCATTTTGGTTGTATGGCCCCGTGAATAATGTTGAGGTCTTTGCCATGGCGGCATAGTCGTTTCAAGTCATTGACGAGCAAGGAAAGCTCCCGTATTTGACCCGAATGGGCTTTTACACTCGGCTGACTGGCTTGAATCGACGGGGGAACGACCATAAAACTCGTGCTAGAGTCCTTTCCTCCGGTCGTATCAAGCGGGGTTTCGTCAAAATCGAAATCATCATCCCAGTCCTCGCTGGCATTCTTTGTACTCAGCCCCCATGTACCAAACTTTGGAGGCGGTTTGGATTCATCAGTAGGTTCTGGAACAACAGGAACGCTCTGGCTCCGTACATGCCCGGCTTTCGGGGCTTTCCGACTTGTCGAACGACCAATCCTCAAATCCATCTCCTGCTTCCCATGAACCGTTTTGGGTCGGGTTGTATCGGAATCGAGCTTGTCATGGATCGATGGTTCTGACCAGTCAAATATGCTGCTCCTCGGCCGGTCGCTCATACTATCACGAGACAGATCGGGGCTCCCATTCCCACCCAAATTTTTGAGCGCATGCCGAAGTGTCGGACTGACACGTCTTGAATTCGTCGAGCTCGGTGGCGAAAGATGATTGCTCAAAGTGTTATCGTCGTCTCGTGCCcagtcatcgtcgtcgtcatcatcaaaagATAACCTGGCCGCAAACTCTCGGTGTACCAGCATCAGACCTCCCTGACCACCATAGCCAAACCCGTCCAACTTGATCGGCTTTGTTGTGCCATCCAGGTGAGTGCTCCGAACAGGCGTGGCTGCACTGTCTTCCTCTTCAGTGATCTTGGTTTCGCCATCCCATCCACGTCCCAGCATCTCTTGAATCGATAACCTCTTGGTTTTGCCGTTGCTGGCAGTGCTCGGTGGCGATTCATCAAACATCGAGTCTAGCGGTGTCTCAACAGACCGAACCCGACTGGAAGAGGCGATGGTGCGGAAGGAATCGTAGGCATCACTCCGGACATCTGTGTCTTCGTCATCTGCATCGTGGACCTCAAAGTCGGAGCCTGCCAGCGTGATTGATCGTTCCCCCGAAGGACCTCGGCTATGTGTGGGAGCAGGAGGGTTTTGGGAGCCGTTCATGTAGTTTATCGGGGTATGGAATGATCTTGGAGGCGgtgtggaagaggaagaactTGACAGCCCAAGTCGTGAAACGTCGATGTTGAAGCTGGATAGACGGTTTAAtggcggaagaggagagggtgaatTTCTCTTGCGGTTCCGTGGAGCATCCGAGAGGGTTGGTGCAGGCTCAAGCTGTGGTGCTTGCGGCTGGTAGTTGGGTGGCACAACAATTTCATGTGTGGTTGGGCTGCCCGGAGACTGCATTGGGTCGCGAAGCATGCCGGCCAGGTCGGCGGTCGCATATCGATTATCATTTCCGCCCTTGGCGTCAACGGTACTCCTTCTAGGACGCCGAACGCTCGAGGTTCTCGCGATCCAGTTTTGGGCTGAACTAAAATGCATCGACATTGACCTCTTCGGTCGCTTCTCGGAAGATGTTTCGGGCGAGTCGGTGGGGTTGACTGGACTCTGCAGAACCTCTAGGTCCTCGATGTGCCCGAAATCTTCTTCCTGCTGCTCAGCTTCATCCACAAACACAGGAATGTCTGTTATGCAATCTGCCTTGGTGAGGTATGCTCGAGAAACATGGCCTGGGGTTAGAGACACTCGTCTTTTGGGGAACAGGGAAGCGAGCTTAGCGCTCTGTCCACTCGTAAGTCCTGAAGCGTCACGACCAAGGCCCGCCGCCCGCCGAGCATGAAAAAACGACGTCCATCTGCTGGAGGAACGCTTAGAGCCGCCAAATGATGAAGACGTTGGTGTTTCTGTCTCTGGGACACTCGAAGGCTCATATGAAAACTTGGGCCCGGCCCCAGCTCCAGCGGAAGGCGGAGGGTCAACCGAGTTACCTTGCAGTTGTGATTGTTGCTGCATGGTTGCTGTCCGTTGGTGGCTAGTAGCCGGTCTCCGGAGGGTCAACACCTGCGACTTAGAGCCCCGCCGTTGGTGAGATCCGTGTGGCTCACCGAAACCAGGGGCATTCCTCTTTACCAACTTGTTGGGGGCCGAGCTGGCAAGTGATTGTTGCCCAAGCATCGGGACACCTGAGCCATGTGAGAATGTCAAGGATGACGAGTCGGGTCCCATGCTTGACCTTGGGCTCCCGTGTTGTGATATCGGGCGCAATGAGAAGCGCCGAATCCACGATTCCCTAGAAGACACGGAGTCGCGAGCACTTTCTACATCCTGCCGCGGCACTGATTCTTTGGTATCTTGGCGAAGAAAGGACTGTCTCCCGCTGGTGGTTCTCGGTGATGTGACCGGTACAGCGCTGCCGGGTCGCTGAGGTTGAGCCGCTTCCGTGGTAGGGGACATCAGAGGACTTGGAGTTGGGTCGACAAGCTGGCGAAACGAGCCGTAGGCAAACTCCTGGACTGGTAAAGAGCATCGTTGCTGCAAAGCTGTGGCACTCGTGTTAGGCCTCGCACTCGAGGCTTGAGAGCCGAAGGCATCGTAGTCGGCAGAAAATACTCCTGGGTTCGGGCTGGACCATGGCGGCACTTCCGACTCTGACGGCTGACCAAATACCAGaccagcagcggcggccgCGATGGCAGTGCCGGTTCCCACAAGCTATAACACAATTTTGTCAGTTGCCAAGTCCATCTCAAGAGCTGTTTGTAGTCCCATCCATGTGCTTGTGTTTCCTTCCGCCAGAGCTCCTCGTCGTTCAGATTACTTACACTCGGCACAGCCTGCATCCTGGCTGCGGACGGACTGTTATCTCGACGGCGAAGCGTGGcgagagaagaaaaggacggggagggtgtCGGCTTTAGTTCGGGTCGTGGTTCGCATCGTCAGGGCATTAGAGGGCGGGAGTAGATTGTCGGGGTCGGAGAAATTGAGCTGAAGCAATGCGGAATGTGGAATGCGGGCCCGGTATGGCACTGTCGCGTCCTTGCCGTCAACAGCTTCGCCGTTGTTCACCTGGGGAAACAATACCGAGCCTGTAGGAAGGCAGCCGGCGCGCAGAAAGCTGCTCCTCCTAACTAACGCGAAGTCGCTTTCACTTATTGCGGAGCCCGGCACGGGGAGAGCGAGGACAACTCCGTTTGTCGTGGAGTCAACGCGGGCGGGCTGCAGCTGACAATGAGGAGATCCACAGCACAGCGTGACAAGGGCTTTCAGCCTTTGAATTCGTCAGGATGGGGTCGCAATGGGCCGTGACCGGGTCGTGATTGTGGCCGTTGCTGTGGTCGTCGAGAGGAGACTATCGCAACCCGAGTGAGGGTAAGGGAGGACTGTGAGTGGAGGGCCCGTTTGCCAAAACAACACCGCCTTTAGCTTCTCTCTCGTCCCAAACACGCGCAGCTGCAGGCGcaattcctcctccttcagggaaaagggaaaacaaaagacgaaaaggaaagaataGGGTAGaggtagagagagagagtaaGGAGAGATTAAAGGTCGTGTCAAAACAAGCAACCGACGACGGTACTGGGGACGGCAGCAACGAACGCCGAGCCAGCAGAGAACCTTGGAAGGGAGAAAATAGACGGTAGGTTGTTGCTGCGATGCCCAGGAACTGGGACTGGGACTGGGGCGGGCTGCGACTGTGGGGCCCTCGGACAGTGCGGGCGTTTCTGTCGCTTCCTGGGGGGGCTTGCTCCAGGTCCTTGCTGCAACACGCTACCTCAAGCATT contains:
- a CDS encoding hypothetical protein (EggNog:ENOG503NVAY), with product MQAVPSLVGTGTAIAAAAAGLVFGQPSESEVPPWSSPNPGVFSADYDAFGSQASSARPNTSATALQQRCSLPVQEFAYGSFRQLVDPTPSPLMSPTTEAAQPQRPGSAVPVTSPRTTSGRQSFLRQDTKESVPRQDVESARDSVSSRESWIRRFSLRPISQHGSPRSSMGPDSSSLTFSHGSGVPMLGQQSLASSAPNKLVKRNAPGFGEPHGSHQRRGSKSQVLTLRRPATSHQRTATMQQQSQLQGNSVDPPPSAGAGAGPKFSYEPSSVPETETPTSSSFGGSKRSSSRWTSFFHARRAAGLGRDASGLTSGQSAKLASLFPKRRVSLTPGHVSRAYLTKADCITDIPVFVDEAEQQEEDFGHIEDLEVLQSPVNPTDSPETSSEKRPKRSMSMHFSSAQNWIARTSSVRRPRRSTVDAKGGNDNRYATADLAGMLRDPMQSPGSPTTHEIVVPPNYQPQAPQLEPAPTLSDAPRNRKRNSPSPLPPLNRLSSFNIDVSRLGLSSSSSSTPPPRSFHTPINYMNGSQNPPAPTHSRGPSGERSITLAGSDFEVHDADDEDTDVRSDAYDSFRTIASSSRVRSVETPLDSMFDESPPSTASNGKTKRLSIQEMLGRGWDGETKITEEEDSAATPVRSTHLDGTTKPIKLDGFGYGGQGGLMLVHREFAARLSFDDDDDDDWARDDDNTLSNHLSPPSSTNSRRVSPTLRHALKNLGGNGSPDLSRDSMSDRPRSSIFDWSEPSIHDKLDSDTTRPKTVHGKQEMDLRIGRSTSRKAPKAGHVRSQSVPVVPEPTDESKPPPKFGTWGLSTKNASEDWDDDFDFDETPLDTTGGKDSSTSFMVVPPSIQASQPSVKAHSGQIRELSLLVNDLKRLCRHGKDLNIIHGAIQPKWVEAENIIALASPDEDEADEFGSVKLSLDFDRDDLDEIDERFIDEGFDGSILDDINDPFEIPEPQMMTRTTVVRERATVRRRSVFSPDDDIFGGQWPLPDEPLKPPRPRTPDGSVSPNGSSAVLATVIQAMQQQRSTSDPIAATATKTQDTKLFFDTNSLQELVKRAGHLRDSLSDAVRKAELLTQSPAATPRRERLSHLNLDGSPAFTRVFSDPAASSPPRRLPKSHSSNSVLGRGSADSPRMQMMIVS
- the GCN4 gene encoding General control protein (COG:K; EggNog:ENOG503P3HM), giving the protein MSTWTICNNSLQFHAALFSQLICVYSRTTSQPSAHGGVNQPQQYRNQPLFPQQIPSPSLQNQRVANIIQATGHSTTSSAFTNRFTTQNSRPSPQQFYASSAPSSSVALNITKQRQHRQHRPPVPLFPQGPGGVPPGKMNIQGNFTPQHHLARHRGSHMRSDLDLDDFTAFEGGASTTYSSPALPTVFDLSSSVSSTGQNLATVSPQELMMNEPFMSAPNSTAFTALTSPSLYNGSPDFCDSYETSPHFGGGGDFDSNPDNWFPLFPTTNTEPEAPKEALVGPKPEESPVITAEELEVKSPASGHRRKSSTSPPTRHSSIAGVNSRRRDKPLPPIIVDDPTDTVAMKRARNTLAARKSRERKAARLDELEEKIEKLSAERDHWKQLALQLGAKE